The following are encoded together in the Bactrocera neohumeralis isolate Rockhampton chromosome 6, APGP_CSIRO_Bneo_wtdbg2-racon-allhic-juicebox.fasta_v2, whole genome shotgun sequence genome:
- the LOC126762320 gene encoding deformed epidermal autoregulatory factor 1, with protein sequence MEQVDSAELHLGRIRDVKDLGVLNDEARDVVKEEVILESSGHQLDTKVRMVTSNENSGGSGGVVSVPVSLPIGSMITGASFNVITPDQLPHFKQMLCVDNGYISSSPVVGSMGGDLKTIVIQQTTGGGGGVGINHDGSGSNNSHDSTATSEHPAQGAGSGCGSGTGVNWAETTHMEVFPIRCKTTSADLYRSKLGSGGRGRCVKYKDKWYTPSEFENVCGRGSSKDWKRSIKYGGKSLQSLIDDGILTPHATNCSCTVCCDDEAASGPVRLFTPYKRRKRNQTDLDVDAVPKRKRNNNPNNSNNNVEPPPTATVVDENIFLTAEDNITSKDEPWPTLNDSLDTSTELVDQTQINPYDRETYVVNINDTSSIALLDNSQAMKNLENVYCTMVKATNDFKRILTDLKNSYDRKIEILQKERDAAVAAMRNLEDPNISGSLHGNEIISAKKCANCNREALAECSLCRKTPYCSEFCQRKDWNAHQVECTRNPAQTTTQQIMLLVDEQS encoded by the exons ATGGAACAGGTCGATTCTGCTGAACTGCATCTAGGCAGGATACGAGATGTAAAAGACCTGGGTGTTCTTAATGACGAAGCGCGCGATGTTGTGAAGGAAGAGGTGATTTTGGAAAGTTCTGGTCACCAG ctggATACTAAAGTGCGAATGGTGACCTCTAATGAGAATAGCGGCGGCAGTGGAGGTGTGGTCTCTGTACCGGTGTCCCTGCCAATAGGCTCTATGATCACAGGAGCATCATTTAATGTGATCACACCGGACCAATTACCGCATTTTAAGCAAATGCTTTGTGTCGATAACGGTTATATATCGAGCAGCCCTGTCGTAGGCAGTATGGGGGGAGATTTGAAGACAATTGTCATCCAGCAAACGACCGGAGGCGGTGGTGGAGTGGGAATCAATCACGACGGTTCTGGCAGTAATAACAGTCATGATAGTACAGCAACCAGTGAACACCCTGCTCAGGGTGCTGGTTCAGGCTGTGGGTCAGGGACAGGAGTGAATTGGGCTGAAACAACCCATATGGAAGTTTTTCCAATTCGTTGCAAGACAACCAGCGCTGATTTGTACCGTAGTAAGTTAGGATCTGGAGGTCGTGGACGTTGTGTCAAATATAAGGATAAATGGTATACGCCCAgcgaatttgaaaatgtttgtggACGTGGGTCGAGTAAAGATTGGAAGAGATCCATTAAATATGGTGGAAAATCTCTGCAATCCTTAATAGACGATGGAATTTTGACACCACACGCTACAAACTGCAGCTGCACCGTTTGTTGCGATGATGAAGCTG caTCTGGTCCTGTTCGTTTATTTACTCCTTATAAACGTCGGAAGCGAAACCAAACCGATCTTGATGTTGATGCAGTACCGAAGCGAAAGCGCAATAACAACCCGAATAACAGTAATAATAACGTCGAACCGCCACCGACTGCAACTGTGGTTGATGAAAATATCTTCTTAACTGCTGAAGATAATATCACATCAAAAGACGAACCCTGGCCTACATTAAATGACAGCCTTGATACATCGACCGAACTGGTTGATCAAACTCAAATTAATCCCTATGATCGTGAGACATACGTAGTCAATATAAATGACACTAGTTCCATTGCTTTGTTGGATAATAGTCAAGCAATGAAAAATCTGGAGAATGTCTATTGCACAATGGTGAAGGCCACAAATGATTTCAAACGTATTCTGACCGATTTAAAGAATTCATATGATCGAAAGATTGAAATTCTTCAAAAGGAGCGGGATGCAGCGGTGGCCGCCATGCGAAACCTTGAAGATCCAAATATTTCTGGTTCATTGCATGGAAATGAAATAATATCGGCAAAGAAG tgTGCTAATTGCAACAGAGAAGCTTTAGCCGAGTGCTCGCTTTGTCGAAAGACTCCATATTGCTCTGAATTCTGTCAACGAAAAGATTGGAACGCTCATCAAGTGGAATGTACAAGGAATCCTGCTCAGACAACAACTCAACAAATTATGCTGCTGGTGGATGAGCAGTCCTAA
- the LOC126762388 gene encoding tudor domain-containing protein 3, with translation MELGKKLLEQGWYITDEGIKKVIAAASNGDGTEVNDVRKVISVIMNMDLREIGGGALPIKKDNSIPGRIVLQLQKTRNISAPKSNEESKTSPRFLQLELTDGQTTIHALELENISTLNMNLPPGTKIYFRSERLNLMQNFLILRSSELQVLGGRVEALVEKWELARTMLKYAKSGRRMSGANGPPPWIPFGKKLENSLSNERNFKSLQAAGSDGKETKENEEFNAMRNEAIAEASKTGSKKIFGGGGQQMLDHNVKKILEKGFSEEDAKQVLRTTNNNLERALYNLKRRGEVKRAEENGNESGNFRNSQAGTFISSKNNRGVPTREMGPGKRGGPLAKEDANVAKPAGNVSLFDFLTDKLPVDTGSNSNPANSTFTTNIPDEPTKSNKFEKNKKEAPKPSGTEKKITESNVQTNSNTLHARFENTMSSSFAANRSTGQVNVRQRTDRGNINTRGGRSFNERLKNTPTFNPFKESGNDRNNENIRSSGCLSNINTNQGRNNRVSYERGKNSNTSNGDLPETEISNYANKRGNEKQQQQRNHGGAEYIGGNNENRSRFANKRENSNQHQNNNTDSKNSSATKSTARVNSNSSNTSQINKLIEDTSKLKISDLGRSPGSTTGEACSNLQISPNTPLNIGPSQQTNQIESSAQANDGYSYDTSKIIGFQNKKTNEFAMTLLKSQGLVSSKSALYAQLQQQPSSSRLQAPFQMNSYVSPTSDYSLPTPPTESTAAPIPSHFGMVQGDGWHWKIGDLCFAKYWDDGRYYEAEVTAVSEKTCVVFYLGYGNHEEVLKSDCLPITDGNHCPVNNYNSSLPYQQSLPGKSNAIAPIHLSQQVQQGAYQRGGAGTQRFRGERQMYVPPHKREN, from the exons ATGGAGTTGGGTAAAAAGTTATTGGAGCAGGGCTG GTACATAACTGATGAAGGgattaaaaaagttattgctGCAGCCTCCAATGGAGATGGTACGGAAGTCAATGATGTTCGAAAAGTAATTTCTGTCATAATGAAT ATGGATTTACGAGAAATCGGTGGCGGCGCTCTTCCAATAAAAAAAGACAACAGTATTCCTGGTCGAATTGTTCTCCAAttgcaaaaaacaagaaatatatcTGCGCCAAAATCAAACGAAGAATCCAAAACCTCTCCAAGATTTTTACAATTGGAACTGACTGATGGTCAAACCACAATTCATGCCTTAGAACtagaaaatatttcgacattGAATATGAACTTACCACCgggaacaaaaatttattttcgttccGAACGACTTAacttaatgcaaaattttttaatcctACGTTCTTCAGAACTACAGGTTTTAGGTGGTCGTGTTGAGGCACTGGTGGAAAAATGGGAACTGGCACGTACTATGTTAAAATATGCCAAAAGCGGACGTAGAATGAGCGGAGCTAATGGTCCACCACCATGGATACCGTTTggaaaaaaactagaaaattcACTATCAAATGAGCGTAACTTTAAAAGTTTACAAGCTGCAGGATCAGATGGGAAAGAAACAAAAGAGAACGAGGAGTTTAATGCCATGCGTAACGAAGCAATAGCAGAAGCAAGTAAAACGGGATCGAAAAAG ATCTTTGGCGGGGGCGGACAACAAATGCTGGAtcataatgttaaaaaaatacttgaaaaaggTTTTAGTGAAGAAGATGCGAAACAGGTTTTGCGTACCactaataataatttggaaCGTGCCCTTTATAACTTAAAACGTCGAGGAGAAGTCAAAAGAGCGGAAGAAAATGGGAATGAAAGTGGAAATTTCAGAAATTCGCAAGCTGGTACATTTATATCATCGAAGAATAATCGAGGAGTCCCAACACGAGAAATGGGACCTGGAAAACGAGGAGGGCCATTAGCAAAAGAGGATGCTAACGTAGCGAAACCAGCCGGAAATGTATCCCTCTTTGATTTTTTGACTGATAAATTACCAGTAGATACTGGATCGAATAGCAATCCAGCCAATTCAACATTTACTACAAATATCCCTGACGAGCCAACAAagtcaaataaatttgaaaaaaataagaaagaagCACCCAAACCTAGTGGTACTGAAAAGAAAATAACTGAAAGCAATGTTCAGACTAATTCTAACACATTGCATGCAAGGTTTGAAAATACGATGTCTAGCAGTTTTGCCGCTAACCGCTCGACTGGACAAGTAAATGTACGTCAGAGAACTGATCGCGGTAATATCAATACTAGGGGAGGACGTAGTTTTAATGAAAGATTGAAGAATACCCCGACTTTTAATCCTTTTAAAGAATCTGGAAATGATCGTAATAACGAGAATATTCGTTCTTCTGGTTGCCtctcaaatataaatacaaaccaAGGTCGTAATAACCGGGTATCGTATGAACGAGGAAAAAATTCTAATACTTCAAATGGAGATTTACCAGAAACTGAAATTAGTAATTATGCAAACAAGCGAGgaaacgaaaaacaacaacagcagagaAATCATGGAGGAGCAGAATATATTGGCGGAAACAATGAAAACAGAAGCCGATTTGCCAATAAACGTGAAAATAGCAATcaacatcaaaataataatactgaTAGTAAAAATAGTAGTGCAACTAAAAGTACTGCCAGAGTAAATTCGAACAGCAGTAATACcagccaaataaataaattaattgaagacACCTCCAAATTGAAAATCTCTGATCTCGGTCGTAGTCCCGGTAGCACAACTGGGGAAGCTTGCTCTAACTTGCAAATATCACCGAACACTCCCCTAAATATCGGACCGAGTCAGCAAACTAATCAAATAGAAAGCTCTGCGCAAGCTAATGACGGTTATTCTTACGACACAAGTAAAATTATtggttttcaaaacaaaaaaactaatgaATTTGCTATGACCTTGTTAAAGAGCCAAGGCCTAGTTTCATCAAAGTCAGCTTTATATGCTCAACTGCAACAGCAACCTTCGTCGTCCCGTTTACAAGCACCGTTTCAAATGAATTCGTATGTTTCTCCTACAAGTGACTATTCGCTACCCACCCCACCGACAGAATCAACTGCAGCACCAATTCCAAGTCATTTTGGAATGGTACAAGGTGATGGctggcat tggaaaattGGAGATCTCTGTTTTGCCAAATACTGGGATGATGGACGG tATTACGAAGCAGAAGTAACCGCGGTGTCCGAGAAAACATGTGTAGTATTTTACCTTGGATATGGAAACCACGAAGAAGTTTTAAAGTCTGATTGTCTGCCAATAACCGATGGCAATCATTGTCCTGTGAATAATTATAACAGTTCTTTGCCTTATCAGCAATCACTTCCAGGAAAATCCAATGCAATAGCTCCAATTCATTTATCTCAACAAGTCCAACAGGGTGCGTATCAACGCGGTGGAGCGGGCACTCAACGTTTTCGAGGTGAGAGGCAAATGTATGTGCCACCACACAAACGGGAAAATTGA